The window atggcgccaccaccttttgacacatttttacaaaaagggatatctcatttaggttttaattagatactatattatttcatatcgaatgaaaaagtggtggcgccatacggatgTTCTACACGttctactacatgtagttaGAATAGTAGTATactaggaaaagtttccgtatggcgccaccactttttcattcgatatgaaataatatactagtatctaatttacctcaatgagatatccttttttgtaaaaattagtgaaaaagtggtggcgccatacggaaagttatccgtatACTAGGCCTACATACTACTACTATACTAGGATAAACCAACTCGGTTTTCCAACTCACACAACTCGACATGCTCGATGTGATCCTCCTTACTTACCAATACCAGCCAGTCCCTCACTCACATCCCAAACAATTATATAAATTCTTGATGTTGATTTACATTTACAAACACCACCTGCTGCCTACACAAAATAACAGCAGGCGCAGACTGTAGAATCACCAcggcataaaaaaataaagtgtaACATCTCGAATTGAACAATCTTTCGGACACTTGTCACAAATCCCAACACCCATTCACTCACTGTCTGTGTGTGTGGGGAAGCGTAACTACATTGTAACATTAACTAAAAAAGGTCGATAAATATTGATTTCTCACACGGTTTGCAGCATACACTAATCGTGTTCTGTTCAGCTTTCAGTGGGGCATTGTTGGGTATCGAACAAGTACATCATCTCTTTCTTCTTTCGTGTCCTGACGTAAAACTCATGACAGAACAGAACTCTTCGTCGTTTCTTTTACGGATTGTTTTCGTGATGAAAATCActcatgcataaaaataacGAGTGTGTGTCGCCAGCGCAACACTGATGATAGGACTGACCCAAAATTACAGATTGGTGGCGCTATACACAAAActtgaaagagaaaaaataatTACGCGCCAGCCAGCACAGAGGACGCAGAGAGCAGCCGATTCACGAAAGTGTGCAACTTGCGCCATGTCGTAAAGTATGTTGTGCGCAGCTGTGCCATTTCCATCGTATTCAATTAAACTCGCGCCCAAGTAAAAGTGTACTCGAGTCAGTTTGtaccattgatctccattatactgACTGGATAGGACATTGCGCTACAGTAGTAAACGGGTAAATTAATGTGCACTTGGTCGGGTTTGAGTCTGTCAGTTGAAGTTGTAAATTGAGAATAGAAATGAGGGGAAAACATGACGATCGATAGTTTGATAAGTATACAAAACATTCTGATTGAAATGCAAATAActatttagccactgtaccgcccagccgcatatagcgatacactgtatgcggtacgaggaaacctcgccagcttgtgtttgtagaaaaaaggaacatcaaaagaaaacttgatagtcattagtaggtcctacgcatttgttaatatatctagttgttatagatcgttattaattctcccttcacagttgacttgtcgaagctaatgatgatgaaataatttagctcttacgaaaaataaaacgctcataaacaggaaactgttcatcatttatgatgatattgtcgaaaattactttccccccccccccccttgcatttaatcagtatgagcattgagccagacaaaagccttgaaaagctattgtgttcattttatccgtgcacaaaaatattcgccataaaaattaccgcagccgtttaacgagagacatttattgttcccatgagaacttgtacttttaatcaaatattaccgaaagggtaaacaattgtgcatacacattataagccatggctatcttttaaaatttgagctacgattccagtaatttactgcaagaatcttgagaagttggatttcagcaaactcgggcggtgcagggactaaagggataaatcaaacttataatactttacatttttttgtgtATCAAAAGCCCTATTCATAAATTATGataatgacaataatattaGAGAAACTGTATTGTACGGAGCTCCAGGAGTGCCATCCCACATATTGAGATACCGACATAATTATCTCATAAAGATGACTTATATCGTGgtataagttaacttaccgacatattattatttatctagCTAAGTCGACTTGTTCAAAACAATCAGTCGACTAAGCAACATAtgtttatctcaccaagtcgacttagataaaacaaaaagtcgacttgctgacataatttgtcttgccaagtcgacttacttagagtactaagtcgacttactgacataatttatctcgccaagtcgactaaGATTAAAcaataagtcgacttactgagagaaataagtcgacttactgacataatttatacctcgccaagtcgacttagataaaacaataagtcaacttgctgacataactTATTTCGCCAAGTTGACTTACTGAGAGTATTAAGTCGACTTTCCGACAAAATTTATCTCTTCcgacaggtcaactcgtgccacagtcaactcgtaccggCTATTCAATGTACGTTGTAGTGCAAATCTAGGGATGATGTTTGAAGCAAGACATTTTCCGTTTTGGGGAGGTGGCCTCCCAAAAACCCTCGTTTGAACAGCACCGGTTGATAAAAAAACCTACtcgattatttgtttttaccgtTAATGGATTTCCTCTAATTTCAAAATTTATCTCttcaagtcgacttagataaaataaATAGTCGACTTTATCAACCGGTGCTGTTCAAACGAGGATTTAAGAAGGCCCCccttcccaaaacgggaaaTGTCGTGCCACAAATATCTCCCCTAGATTTGAACTACAACGTACGTTGAATAGctggtacgagttgactgtggcacgagttgacctgttggaagaATCAAATCATATGGTAGTCAAGTCAACTCGGACCCTGTACAATcggtacccaagtcaactcgtccccAAATGAACTCGTCCCTGAGTCAACACGTACCCAGGTGAAATCGTGTTCAACTGAACTCGTACTCAAGTAAAAGTGTACTCAAGTCAGTGTGTACCCAGTAAACTCGTAACTAGGTGAAGTCAGCAGTGTTACAAATGAGTGAAATaaaggaaattagttttatttatttctttaggAAATTCCACACTGAAATCTTTTACGGGATGTTTTCATCACAGAAATCCTTTCAGAAAACTATTATGAATCTGTTTGTTATGCGATCGTTGGATTTTTCTTTCTCGGAGGCCTCCCCACCCCTATTTGAgttgattgatttattaaatttgttttattaataaaatgttttaaaactagAGGAAATCCATTAACGGTAAAAACGAACAGTCGAGTAAATTATTTATCAACCGGTGCTGTTCAAAAGAGGATTTTAGAAGGCCCCCTTCCCAAAACGGGAACTGTCGTGCCACAAACCATCTCCTCTAGATCTGCACTACAACGTACGTTGAATAGccggtacgagttgactgtggcacgagttgacctgttggaagaattcggatcataAGGTAGTCAAGTCAACTCGGACCCTGTACAATTGGTACCCAAGTAAAATCGTCCCAAAGTGAACTCGTCACCGAGTCAACATGTACCCAGGTGAAATCGTGTTCAACTGAACTCGTACTCAAGTAAAAGTGTACTCAAGTCAGTGTGTACCCAGTGAACTCGTAACTAGGTGAAGTCAGCAGTGttaaaaataagtgaaataaGGGAAATTCgtttgatttgtttcttttagGAAATTTGACAGTGAAATCTTTGACGggatgtttttttcacagaaattcTTTCAGAAAATTGTTATGAATCTGTTTGTTATGCAATCGTTGGATTTTTATTCGCGGAGGCATCAACCCCTTTCGAgttgattaatttatttaaaaaaaattatttattaaaataatgttttaaaattagggGAAATCCATTAACGGTAAAAACGAATAATCGAGTCAGTTATTTATCAACCGGTGCTGTTCAAACGAGGATTTTAGAAGGCCCCCTTCCCAAAACGGGAACTGTCGTGCCACTAACATCTCTTCTGGATCTTCACTACAACGTACGTTGAATAGccggtacgagttgactgtggtacgagttgacctgttggaaaAATTCAGATCATTTGGTAGTCAAGTCAACTCGGACCCTATACAATtggtacccaagtcaactcttCCCCAAGTAAACTCGTCTCCGAGTCAACACGTTCCCATGTGAAATCGTATTCATCTGgactcgtacccaagtaaaaGTGCTCTTAAGTCAGTTTAGGAACTCGTTACTAGATGAAGTCGGCAGtattaaaaataagtgaaataaGGGTATATAGTTTTAACTAGATGAAGTCGGCAGTATTATAAATAAGTGAAATAAGGgtaattagttttattttttttattttatgaaacttCACATTGACATCGTTAACGGGATGTTTTCATCACAGAAATTCTTAGAGAAAATTAATATGCaattgtttgatgtttgatttttttcggaGGCTTCAACCCCTTTTGAGTTgattaatttattaaatttgttttatttattaaatgttttgaaattagaGGAAATCCATTTACGGTAAATAACCAATAATCGAGTCAGTTTTTTATCATCCGGTGCTGTTCAAACGAGGGTTTTGTTAGGCCACCTTCCCAAAAGGGGAAATATCttgccacaaacatctcctctagATCTGCACTACAACGTTCGTTGAATAGccggtacgagttgactgtggcacaaGTTGACCCGTTAGAAGAATTTGGATCATATGGAAGTCAAGTCACCTCGGACCCTTTACAAGCGGCACCCAAGTCGACTCTTCCCCAAGTGAACTCTTCCCCGATACAACACGTACCAaggtgaaatcgtattcaagtgaactcgtacccaagggAGGTCAAAAGGGAGGATCTGATCCTGATCCTGATCGCGTTCACACTAGCCGGAAATCTCTCTTTGACCGTAAATGGAGTTCCTCtcatttcaaaaaattaaaaaacacgggtcatactaaaaaaaaattctggtctttgacaattaccaaaggtgtctagtgtctttaaaataaattatcctTGGTTCTTTGCAACACTTATTTGCACACCGTTTCCTTGCAAACTACAGTTTGATATCCGATGTTCCCTGACCGTTCGAATAACCGTTTGATCCACGCTTATTGGCGCAGCATTCACAAAATATCTTCCTTGCCGAGAACTTCTTCAAATCGAAACTGAAGAAACCGTAGACAATCGGGTTGATGGTGGCACTGACAGAGCTGATGGCCAAAAGAAACATCTCGAAAGGTGTCCGATCCAGCCTCCCCTCGGCGAAGTAGTGCACGATGATCTGTACGGCATGGGTTGAATCAAAGATTGAGACAATCAGGGTGGTGATGGCCAACTTGATGACAACTCGACGCTGTAAGGTAGGTGATACCAACGGGCGTTTGCACAGTCTCCAGATAGTACAACCATACAGGATGATGTCTACAACGAGGAACAATGCACTGAGCACGAGAACTATGATCATCAAAGTGTACGGGCTGTCGAAGAACACCAAGACGCAAAGCTTGATCAGCCCACCACAGGCCAGTGCTACCAGCCAGCAGCCAGCGCAAACTGCTGCCAAGCGTCCATTGGAGTCTTGGCAAATGGACGAGAACTGTGTAAAAGTTGCGAGGAGGCGTTCAGAGGCAACGAGAATCACAAAAAGACCGGACGCTACGTAGCAGATGGCGAACAGGAAACAGAAAACGCGTTTGAGGGGCTCATCTCTGGCACCGAAATGCGTGTAAAACACTGCGAGAATTAAGAACAAGACTCCGGCTACCGACAGGTTGCAAAGAATGATGTTGAAGGGTGTTCGCATGGACTTGATGCGAACAACGAAAAAGACGAAAAGGGCGTTGGTGAGAAGGCCAAGTGGGCTCACCGCAAACACGAAAATCTCTGCTGCGAGAAACATATTgtaaatgtaaattttaaaattattgcgGTTGCACACGCACTGTATCTGTGAATGTGATCAGTGTTGAGCAATATTACAATTATTACATTGATGTCAGACCGCACCATGGATTCTCACCCAATTTAATGTTGCAGTAAACTTCCAGATGGGTCTGTTAACATAATCAGTGTCTGGCAGTTGACCACTATATCGTCGAAGCCACAGTAGACCACACTAGGGAATCTAATCCAAATGTTACAGTAAATGTTCACATAGTATTTTCATAAGCAATATTGAACTCCATCAAAACTTAAAGGGACGAGTTTTGTTTCCACAACAGTCTGCGTATAACATCGTCGAACAAAAGTGACTTGCATTTATAAGGCGCGATGAAACAAAAAGCGACATTACATAGATAGTCAAGCTCTTAATTAACGAGCTTAATTAACGAGCTTAAGCCGCCCCTGCTCGCGGTTGGGAGTTTGTTTGTAGAGTCAAGACCAATGCAGTAACCCAGTTGCACTAGTGGGTCTGTATATGGTGACAAAATCATCATCGACTTCTGCTCAAATTACACGGTACTATCGCATTTAGTATAACAAACGACTGACTGAGTTTCATCCCACACTGTTCTGCATATTACCGTCGCACAAAAGTGACCTGCTCTCGATCGTAGGGCGCCGGCGATGAAACAAAAAGCTACATCACGTTTTCAAGCTTTTAATTCATGAGATCCAGCCGCCCATGTGACACTTATTGTTGATTATGCGTGGCGCGGTTGGGATGTTCATCGCTTCATCACTTATTCAAGCTTTTTATTAGTTGACGAGCTCACAAGCTGCTCCTATGACATTAATTGTTGATCCCCTGGGCGGTCGTGTTTGCAGAGGCAAGAATAATGTTATAGCCCCTAATTGCTCCTCAACACGCAATGTGGTTGGGTCTATCATGGAGGAAgactattttcttcctccatgggtcTATAAACGTATATCATCGTCGACTGTTGAACAAGTGTTGTTACCGTACACACTACATCATGGACTCTCAAACCAAATGTTGCAGTCAATATTCACAGTCTTCTTccacacaaacaaattgaaggCTCGAGCCACTACATGAGCATGATTCCCACACTGTTTCTGCATATCATCGTCGAACAAAAGTGACGTGTTCACAAAGGGTGCGATGCCACAAAAAGCTACATCACTTAATTATCCAAGCTTTTAATTTTCGAGATCAAGCCGCCCATGTGACACTTATCATTGTTGATCATGCGTGGTGCGGTTGTGGTGTTTTAGCAAAGgcaaaaataatgttgttaaCCCTAATTGCACTTCAACTTGCAATGTGATTGGGACTGCAAATGTATATCATCGTCGACTGAGCAAGTGCTGCTACCGTACTGTCGCCACACTCCACCACGGACTCTTAAACCAAAATGTAACATTCAATTATAGTCTTCTTCCACACAGAAGTATAATTATATGAGACAAACAAATGAAAGCTCGAGCCAGACTGAGCTGTATCCCACACTGTTCTACATATCACCGCCAAACGAAATGAGCAAGTTGAAACACAAATTGCTACGAGATCATAGCACATGATTTGGATGATTTTTCACTGATTTTGATCCCATTTGACAACGTTTTGATCACAACTCTATGTAGCCTTTACAAAACTACTTCTATTAAGCTCCACATTACGCATGCTTAATCGCACATGAATAGCGCCTTTATATTAAGAACCTCCAAGCAATTGCTGGGCTAGCTTGAGAAaaagcaataggagactttccaacgctaggtggcagcagacataccgggtaaatatccattgtttacgtagttctgacatgcgcataattctgagaacaatagatttacccggtaagtctgctgccctctatcgtcccagaaagtctcccattagtcAATGCAAAAGGTTGtgtatatacatttttaatcAATTGCTTTTGCTTCAGCTTCTGTTGATGAACTTTTGCTTTCGCTCGGTGCCTGTACTTATAAACAATTGCTAGTTTTTATGAGTTCGGCCAAATGAATGCTAACGACGAGCTCATCATAACCGCTCATGTGACGTTGTTTGATGGTGAGTCACGGTTGGGCGGTTGTTTCAGATGCAAGAACACTCATGTGCAATCATAACGGCATGTGTTTATGGTTTACATGATGCCCATCGCATAAAGTTTTTAATAAGTTTTTCCTGTCAGTCAGACGACTGAAGAGGCAAATGGTgtgttaaattgtgtttttaatcaTAATTTAATGAGCAAGCTGACAAACACTACCACTTCAGAAATAAGCACCTATTTGCGTGCAGGGGAAAGTACCACAGCgctgtacacacaaaataaacaaagagcaaagaataaataaaagcaagcGAATCATTTGAAcaagtgggttttgagagaattCTTGAAGGCTGCTAGTGAGCTGCTAGTGTACAAATACATTTATACAGGTTAAAACAATCGAGACGAAAGGTATACAAGATGAATTAAATTTCATGGGAcagattataattatattattactttttgaCTGACATAATGCTTAGCAATTACTTTCTCAAGGAAAACGACATAGCAGTGTACTGTAAGCATTTAATGTCATACGGTTAGCTACAAATCACAATAGTGTTGCTCTCAGCGAAAGTTAAATGTTATTATAGTGTACAAATACATTTATATACGGGTTAAAACAATCGAGACCAAAGGTGAATTTAATTTCATGTGacagattattattatattacattTTGACTGGCATAATGTTTAGCAATTACTTTCTCAAGGAAATTGGCATAGCAGTGGGAAAGCTTTTAAAAAGAGATTAAAGTCAGATTTCTTTCTGAAGTTTTATAACCTACAGTCCCATGCATGTCGCAGAGAGTGGCGCAAATTTCCACGTAAAACATTCCGACTTTCCACGAGTCGCTAACTTTCTTTGACAACTCATTCTGAAGAAGATATTTATTTAGTGTTACATATCAAAGTGCAGTCTTACTCAAGGAAATTAAAGACTGGGTCCATTTTTAGCTCTGCCTACTGTATGCGAAAATCAGCTGTTGACGGCATAATAACAATTCTCACGTGCGGTTGCAAAAACCGTGCTCGGAAAATCTGCTCCCCGGACATTCTGTGTGTCCCCTACCCCATAGAATGTTAACACGGGCTGAAGGAGATTGAATCTACGAAGGCCCGTTAGTGCCAgcaaaaattcaaattcaaatccgTTATAACGGATTTGCAATCCGTTATTAGGGATTaacaatccgttattacggatttgCAGAATCTCCCGCCAAACGGGCAAGTACAGACTTTATAGGAAATTTGAGACATTGAATTTTAGTGATAGCGATTACTctattttgtgtaatttattcattttttaaccCACCTATAGCAGCACAACACTGAATGATGTGGCGCACAAGAACTTGTAAgtgtcgtgaccgagcggttaaaagagcaccgaattcaaactctggtgtttctgatcaaccgGAGTGTTGGTTCGCATTCCCCAGCCGCGACACTTGTGAcgataagcaagacactttgctTCATCCTTCCGTTAATCCTATGTGTTgggtaacgcatgtaaaatatgTACTCAGCGGTAGCGATAAGTCTCCTTAACTCCGAAAAAGTCTACCCCGTGTTACCACTAAAGTGATTTGTCTAAACTggagagtgttttttttgtaaactgaaaGATAGCATCATATTTCcatgttttgttgcacttcatgttatctttcagtttggaaagacaaCAACCAactttcaagttgaactatttactTATAAAGTTTGtaatgaatctacacttaagtgcAAGAATCTACCCTCGTTAGTTACgaggcatggaggaaggaagagaaggggctcgaacgaagggacttcaaaagtcgaacccgtggtaccgcggtcgtttaacgacacctcgttgtcacccacataccttatacagacaatgggcgacctggcgtatgtgagtttgcgcgtgcgcacttggttctccACTCAACtttggtgtcgtatgtcgtatggatataatacagaaacaaaaaaattgtttgagacctgataaaaattagGTACACTTgagcccaccaaatcgaaacacacaattgaataccaaccaccctcgtgtgctaatacccaccgctagtgaccggaaagtcacaaaaaaatgtaacaaatatgccatgatgttttcGTGACCACAAACAGTAAATGAAAATGTgtgtattcacaattcttgtctcaaAAGATTCAACATTACAAGCAGGCAAGagcgcagactggcggtaccgcacgttctgtacaaagagatttaaCACCAAGTGTATTTTGAGTTGCTTGGTAGATTAtgtcggccgtccagctggaggtctcctatctttttccactggtcagacaggggcattgtcagagtattcttttgttactctgcggttttgcgggtcgttcgagctccttctcttccttgcTCCATGGTTAAGGGTAGATTCGTAAAAACAATgtacactttcaacaatagagtgacgtcataGAAATAGTTTAACATATGAAGAATATGGATTTTTATGAAGTTTTCagaagaacataatctaccaaaGCAACTAAAAGTGTTTACCGTAAACCAATTGAATTTAAACATCACATACAATGCTTGAAATAACTCTGCATCCATGAGAGTTGATGACCCAAACTTCTGCTAAGGTCAAAATCAGTACATCGTCTACCATAAtgctaacactgccagcaactgttttattaGCACACAAAAACACCACAATTCTATCATATTCAGCATCTAAAGAGTCTTGATAAAGGTAATTTTCCTGTCAAATTGGCAACAACCGTTTTCAATAAAGTAAAGTCTTATCAGCAAAAGTCACTTGATTCTGAGTGTGTAAACCATCTGCAAAGTGATGAAAGACACTAGTCGTCTGGATTCCGGCTAAAGTTGAGAGAAACCCCAACTATACAGGCTTGTTGttaccatagaccttttcgcaaataccggggcgcgcgc of the Asterias rubens chromosome 3, eAstRub1.3, whole genome shotgun sequence genome contains:
- the LOC117288117 gene encoding uncharacterized protein LOC117288117; translated protein: MFLAAEIFVFAVSPLGLLTNALFVFFVVRIKSMRTPFNIILCNLSVAGVLFLILAVFYTHFGARDEPLKRVFCFLFAICYVASGLFVILVASERLLATFTQFSSICQDSNGRLAAVCAGCWLVALACGGLIKLCVLVFFDSPYTLMIIVLVLSALFLVVDIILYGCTIWRLCKRPLVSPTLQRRVVIKLAITTLIVSIFDSTHAVQIIVHYFAEGRLDRTPFEMFLLAISSVSATINPIVYGFFSFDLKKFSARKIFCECCANKRGSNGYSNGQLVPQSTRTGYSTYVVVKIQKRCQLVPQSTRTSYSTYVVVQI